A genomic stretch from Candidatus Neomarinimicrobiota bacterium includes:
- the selD gene encoding selenide, water dikinase SelD, with amino-acid sequence MVFDLPTGSNENLMVGFKSYEDAAVYRLSDEIALVQTADYITPMTDDPHLFGQLAAANALSDIYAMGAKPITALNLCNFPDKGIPNSIFKEILEGGAQKVLEAGAVIAGGHSIKDNELKYGLSVSGTIHPDKIVLNSGGKIGDLLILTKPIGTGALFNAVKNEAIDSQWLDAAIRRNSVLNKNASEAMIKHGANACTDVTGFGLLGHLYEMLSKLELTAEITSSGIPYFEKAFEAAEKGFRPGMSNSNMHSLRSTVKFDSAVSEADKWLLVDPQTSGGLMIFIEEEKAEALLNEIKSDDSPEAAVIGILTEQTDTKILVK; translated from the coding sequence TTGGTTTTTGATCTGCCGACAGGATCAAACGAAAATCTTATGGTGGGTTTTAAGAGCTATGAGGATGCGGCTGTATATCGTCTTTCAGATGAGATTGCATTGGTTCAGACGGCAGATTATATAACTCCGATGACAGACGATCCACATCTGTTCGGGCAGCTAGCTGCGGCGAATGCTTTGAGCGATATCTATGCAATGGGAGCAAAACCCATTACAGCTCTCAATCTTTGTAATTTCCCGGACAAAGGTATTCCAAATTCTATATTCAAAGAGATACTTGAAGGAGGCGCTCAAAAGGTTTTAGAAGCAGGCGCGGTGATTGCAGGCGGACACTCCATCAAAGATAATGAGTTGAAATATGGATTGTCAGTTTCGGGAACCATTCATCCGGATAAAATCGTGCTGAACTCGGGCGGAAAAATCGGCGATCTGCTTATTCTGACTAAACCCATTGGAACAGGAGCTCTATTTAATGCGGTTAAAAACGAGGCAATTGATTCTCAGTGGCTTGATGCTGCAATAAGGAGAAACTCCGTATTAAACAAAAATGCTTCCGAAGCAATGATTAAACACGGTGCAAACGCATGCACCGACGTCACTGGTTTTGGACTTTTAGGACATCTATATGAAATGTTGTCTAAATTGGAATTGACCGCCGAAATAACTTCATCCGGTATTCCGTATTTTGAAAAGGCTTTCGAAGCTGCGGAAAAAGGCTTTAGACCGGGAATGTCAAACTCTAATATGCACTCACTGAGGTCCACTGTGAAATTTGATTCAGCGGTATCGGAAGCGGATAAATGGTTGCTGGTAGATCCTCAAACTTCTGGCGGATTGATGATTTTTATTGAGGAAGAAAAGGCGGAAGCGTTACTGAACGAAATTAAATCAGACGATTCTCCTGAAGCAGCGGTCATAGGCATATTGACTGAACAGACCGATACAAAGATTTTAGTAAAGTAA
- a CDS encoding TPM domain-containing protein: MIRFRYGILVLLLSLFNTTELVYPQNFPDPVGFINDFAGVISPRTERAMESLAQELKQKTGSEVVVVTIKSIGDMEYTDYAVRLFEKWGIGEKGKDNGVLIFNAVTERKIRIEVGYGLEGIIPDGLAGEIRDRYLIPHLRKNDFDTGLANGLAAVASIIAQDAGVKLSGGIAARPARGRSQNRGRGGINIFQLMIIFFVLSSLFGKRRKGGRGGGRGGLLGSLFLLSMLGGGRGYSSGGFGGFGGGGFGGFGGGMGGGGGAGGSY; this comes from the coding sequence ATGATAAGATTTAGATATGGTATATTGGTGTTACTTCTTTCACTGTTTAATACAACAGAATTAGTATACCCACAAAATTTTCCTGACCCTGTGGGTTTTATCAACGATTTTGCCGGTGTTATTTCTCCCCGAACCGAAAGAGCTATGGAAAGTCTCGCGCAGGAATTAAAACAAAAGACCGGGAGCGAGGTAGTCGTTGTAACTATCAAATCCATTGGTGATATGGAATATACGGATTATGCCGTGCGGCTTTTCGAAAAGTGGGGGATTGGCGAAAAAGGCAAAGACAACGGCGTACTGATATTTAATGCCGTGACCGAAAGAAAAATAAGAATTGAAGTAGGATATGGACTTGAAGGGATAATTCCTGATGGATTAGCAGGCGAAATAAGAGACCGATATTTGATACCCCATCTTCGCAAGAATGATTTTGATACAGGATTGGCAAACGGATTGGCAGCTGTGGCTTCTATTATTGCTCAAGATGCGGGTGTAAAACTATCCGGTGGAATTGCTGCACGTCCAGCGAGAGGTCGTTCTCAAAACCGTGGACGCGGTGGTATAAATATATTTCAACTTATGATTATCTTTTTTGTATTATCCAGTTTGTTCGGAAAACGAAGAAAAGGTGGAAGAGGAGGCGGGAGAGGCGGTCTTCTCGGTTCCCTGTTTCTTTTAAGTATGCTTGGCGGTGGCAGGGGATATAGTTCCGGCGGTTTCGGAGGATTTGGAGGAGGCGGTTTCGGAGGATTTGGAGGAGGTATGGGTGGCGGTGGTGGAGCAGGCGGCAGTTATTAA
- a CDS encoding LemA family protein, with translation MKKWIIIGVVVIVLLMTYSSIKGTFNSLVAGEELITNSWAQVENVLQRRFDLIPNLIATVKGYAAHEEEVLTAVTEARARVGGARSPSELIESNNGLSGALSRLLLVVENYPNLKADQGFIRLQDELAGTENRIAVERRRYNNSVFSYNTMVRSFPNRIYASLFGFETATPFEATEGAEVVPKVEF, from the coding sequence ATGAAAAAATGGATAATTATTGGGGTGGTAGTAATAGTATTACTAATGACGTATTCGTCAATAAAAGGAACATTTAACAGCTTAGTAGCTGGAGAAGAGCTGATAACGAACTCATGGGCGCAGGTTGAAAATGTTCTTCAAAGAAGATTCGATCTCATACCGAATTTAATCGCAACCGTTAAGGGCTATGCCGCTCATGAAGAGGAGGTCTTAACTGCTGTCACAGAAGCAAGGGCAAGGGTTGGCGGAGCCCGATCTCCATCTGAATTAATCGAATCAAATAACGGATTATCAGGCGCTCTCTCACGACTGTTATTGGTAGTGGAAAATTATCCTAACTTAAAGGCGGATCAGGGCTTCATACGTCTTCAAGATGAACTTGCGGGAACAGAAAACAGAATAGCGGTTGAGCGGAGAAGATATAACAACTCTGTTTTCAGCTACAATACAATGGTGAGGTCTTTCCCAAACAGAATTTACGCGTCTCTGTTCGGCTTTGAAACAGCAACGCCGTTTGAGGCCACTGAAGGAGCGGAAGTTGTGCCTAAAGTGGAGTTTTAG
- a CDS encoding site-2 protease family protein has translation MNDNEKNEYGRQIADLLTEHLLINDIDTSSNTIVIKGVMFEYTTLEDMARALTSHGVKGSITTRGNDVEIRVKVHSVEFAGIPLINLFLFIATVITTTLAGAIMESGEFPSSLNEIIRGVPFSATLLSILLFHEFGHYFASKRNNVKATLPYFIPAPPLFIIGTFGAFIKMKSPIVNKKSLMEIGASGPIAGFIVAVPALIYGLTTSQVLESVPGTGIHLGDSLLMMFLTNLIHPAVPEGYDIYLNSVAFAGWIGLFVTALNLMPIGQLDGGHITYSLFGKKSEIISKWAFVPLIPLGYYSYNWILWAALIFFFIKLKHPPVVDEVAPLKPFHRKLGYISLGIFILTFTPVPFS, from the coding sequence TTGAACGACAACGAGAAAAACGAATACGGTCGTCAGATAGCTGATTTGCTTACAGAGCATCTGCTTATCAACGATATTGATACTTCTTCAAACACTATCGTCATTAAAGGAGTCATGTTTGAATATACAACCCTTGAAGATATGGCGAGAGCGCTGACAAGTCATGGAGTAAAAGGATCGATTACGACGAGAGGAAACGATGTTGAAATACGCGTAAAAGTTCATAGCGTTGAGTTTGCAGGAATTCCACTGATAAATTTATTCTTATTTATCGCTACAGTTATAACAACTACTTTGGCGGGCGCTATTATGGAAAGTGGAGAGTTTCCGTCTTCGCTGAACGAGATTATAAGGGGCGTACCTTTTTCAGCAACGCTTCTTTCCATCCTGCTTTTTCATGAATTCGGACATTACTTTGCTTCAAAAAGAAACAACGTTAAAGCTACGCTGCCGTATTTCATACCGGCGCCTCCTCTATTTATAATAGGAACATTCGGCGCGTTCATTAAAATGAAATCGCCCATCGTCAACAAGAAAAGTCTGATGGAAATTGGAGCTTCCGGGCCGATAGCGGGTTTTATTGTTGCAGTTCCAGCTCTTATATACGGACTAACGACAAGCCAGGTGCTTGAATCCGTTCCGGGTACCGGTATTCATTTGGGCGATTCGTTGCTTATGATGTTCTTGACCAACTTAATTCACCCCGCGGTGCCTGAAGGTTATGATATATACCTGAATTCAGTTGCCTTTGCGGGATGGATTGGATTATTTGTAACAGCATTAAACTTAATGCCGATTGGTCAATTGGACGGCGGACATATTACATACTCACTCTTTGGGAAAAAATCCGAAATAATATCCAAATGGGCGTTTGTGCCGCTGATACCACTTGGATATTATTCGTATAATTGGATTTTATGGGCAGCTCTTATATTTTTCTTCATAAAGCTCAAACATCCGCCTGTTGTGGACGAGGTTGCTCCATTGAAGCCGTTTCATAGAAAATTAGGTTATATATCTTTAGGAATATTTATTCTGACATTTACTCCTGTGCCATTCTCCTGA
- the ribD gene encoding bifunctional diaminohydroxyphosphoribosylaminopyrimidine deaminase/5-amino-6-(5-phosphoribosylamino)uracil reductase RibD — MDDDKKMMSYALSVAEKGLLWTSPNPMVGAIIVANGKIISEGYHEKYGEAHAEINAFKNLDKLPEDAAMYVTLEPCSIQGKTPPCTEAILEKGIKKIYAAMEDPNPKVSGSGIDILSKAGIDIRVGLMEGKAKKLNERYIKYITEGVPWVTLKAAQTLDGRIADINGNSKWITSEASRKEVHRLRASHDAVLVGAGTIVKDNPRLDVRYVNGKQPVKVIIDENLDSDVDSNVYNDKDGKTIIFTAVDKNNDKAAVFAGKGIEIITFDKSAGLDIEWLLSELGAKGISSLLVEGGSKIFSSFLNSGKVDRYIIFINSSFMGSGIETFQSEGFPIEERLKLSDLSVEVLGEDIMLQGIPRVME, encoded by the coding sequence TTGGATGATGATAAAAAAATGATGAGTTATGCTCTTTCAGTAGCTGAGAAAGGGTTGTTATGGACTTCGCCAAATCCTATGGTGGGTGCGATAATCGTCGCAAACGGTAAAATAATATCTGAAGGCTACCATGAAAAGTATGGGGAAGCTCACGCTGAAATCAATGCGTTTAAAAATCTGGATAAATTGCCGGAAGATGCGGCGATGTATGTAACCTTAGAACCGTGTTCAATTCAAGGGAAAACGCCTCCCTGTACCGAAGCAATCTTAGAAAAAGGAATAAAAAAAATCTATGCCGCAATGGAAGACCCTAATCCTAAAGTTAGCGGGTCAGGCATTGATATATTAAGCAAGGCGGGGATAGACATCAGAGTTGGATTGATGGAGGGTAAGGCGAAGAAGTTAAATGAAAGATATATAAAATATATCACCGAGGGAGTACCGTGGGTTACTCTGAAAGCCGCACAAACATTAGATGGTAGGATCGCAGACATAAATGGTAACTCTAAGTGGATAACTTCGGAAGCGTCTCGTAAAGAGGTTCACAGGCTGCGGGCAAGTCACGATGCCGTATTGGTTGGAGCCGGAACAATCGTTAAAGATAATCCAAGATTGGACGTAAGGTATGTAAACGGAAAACAGCCTGTTAAAGTCATTATCGATGAAAATCTTGATAGCGATGTAGATTCAAATGTGTACAACGATAAAGATGGCAAAACTATTATTTTCACCGCCGTGGATAAGAATAATGATAAAGCAGCTGTCTTCGCCGGTAAAGGAATTGAAATTATTACGTTTGATAAATCAGCAGGTCTGGACATTGAATGGTTGTTGTCAGAGTTAGGCGCCAAAGGAATATCATCCCTGCTGGTTGAGGGAGGATCAAAAATATTCTCTTCCTTTTTAAATTCAGGTAAAGTTGACAGATACATAATATTTATCAATTCGAGTTTTATGGGAAGCGGCATTGAGACATTCCAAAGCGAAGGTTTTCCGATTGAAGAAAGATTAAAATTATCAGATCTGTCTGTTGAGGTATTAGGAGAGGATATTATGTTACAGGGAATTCCCCGGGTGATGGAGTAA
- a CDS encoding riboflavin synthase yields the protein MFTGLVEEMGIITENKDAGDGKRIRISCEKVLDDLNVKESISVNGVCLTVVDKSDIYFDVDVVSETLKRSNIGDIKVGDKVNLERSLLLTDRLGGHIVQGHIDGTARIRSHIKGANGSTLTIELAENLREFVVEKGSITLDGISLTVAELRKEQLSVALIPLTLETTTLGNREKGDVLNVEVDILGKYVKNMLSSSSEDNILTFDGLKDWGY from the coding sequence ATGTTTACCGGATTGGTAGAAGAGATGGGAATTATTACCGAGAATAAAGATGCGGGTGACGGAAAACGTATTCGAATCAGCTGCGAAAAAGTACTTGATGACCTTAACGTTAAAGAAAGTATTTCTGTGAATGGAGTTTGTCTTACCGTAGTAGATAAGTCTGATATATATTTTGATGTTGACGTAGTTAGTGAGACTTTAAAGCGTTCAAACATAGGAGATATAAAGGTAGGAGATAAAGTAAATCTTGAACGTTCGTTATTGCTCACTGACCGGCTTGGCGGCCATATTGTTCAGGGGCATATTGACGGTACGGCTCGAATCAGATCGCATATCAAAGGAGCCAACGGTTCAACTCTCACAATTGAATTGGCGGAAAACCTGAGAGAGTTTGTAGTGGAAAAAGGCTCAATAACATTGGACGGAATTAGTTTAACCGTTGCTGAACTCCGGAAGGAACAGCTGAGTGTTGCTCTTATACCGCTTACCCTTGAAACCACTACGCTCGGTAATAGAGAAAAAGGAGATGTCCTTAATGTTGAAGTGGATATTCTTGGAAAATATGTAAAAAATATGTTGAGCAGTTCTTCGGAAGATAACATTCTGACTTTTGACGGACTGAAAGATTGGGGCTATTAA
- a CDS encoding bifunctional 3,4-dihydroxy-2-butanone-4-phosphate synthase/GTP cyclohydrolase II, whose translation MLETFNDISEAIDAYKNGEMIIVVDDEDRENEGDLIMAAEKVSSEDVNFMSKEARGLICVALTEERADKLNINLMVRDNTALHETRFTVSVDAITGTTTGISTHDRALTIKALINKDTSPDELARPGHIFPILGAEGGVLRRAGHTEASIDMAKLAGLSHAGVLCEIMDDDGTMAKLPRLVELSKRYNLKLITVRDIIEYRRKNEKLVELVEKVNMPTGNGSFILYLYENILSKETHVALVKGEISDKEPVLVRVHSECLTGDALGSLRCDCGDQLSAAMKMIEDEGKGILLYMRQEGRGIGLKNKILAYQQQDLGLDTVEANEVLGLKPDLRNYGIGAQILVDLGVRKMKLMTNNPKKVVGLDAYGLEISERVPIEIEPHADNKKYLETKRDKLGHLILKRTGD comes from the coding sequence ATGTTGGAAACATTTAATGATATCAGTGAGGCCATTGACGCGTATAAAAACGGTGAGATGATAATCGTTGTGGATGATGAAGACAGGGAGAACGAGGGGGATCTTATCATGGCCGCAGAAAAGGTCAGTTCTGAGGATGTAAATTTTATGTCTAAAGAGGCCCGTGGGTTGATATGCGTTGCATTGACTGAAGAACGAGCAGATAAACTTAATATAAATTTAATGGTACGGGATAACACTGCGTTGCACGAAACGAGGTTTACGGTATCTGTAGATGCAATAACCGGAACCACTACCGGAATATCTACTCACGACAGAGCGCTCACGATAAAAGCTTTGATAAATAAAGATACTTCTCCTGACGAATTGGCGCGTCCCGGACATATATTTCCCATTTTAGGAGCCGAAGGCGGCGTACTAAGAAGAGCCGGTCATACAGAGGCTTCGATAGATATGGCAAAACTTGCCGGATTATCCCATGCAGGGGTTTTATGCGAAATAATGGATGACGACGGGACAATGGCCAAGCTTCCCAGACTTGTTGAATTATCTAAACGATATAACTTAAAATTAATCACTGTTCGCGATATTATAGAATATCGGAGGAAAAACGAAAAACTCGTTGAATTAGTTGAGAAAGTTAATATGCCTACGGGAAACGGAAGTTTTATCCTATACCTCTATGAAAATATCCTAAGCAAGGAAACTCACGTTGCGCTTGTTAAAGGTGAAATTTCAGATAAAGAACCGGTGCTTGTAAGAGTGCATTCGGAATGTCTCACCGGAGACGCGCTCGGCTCGCTTCGATGCGACTGCGGTGACCAGCTTAGCGCTGCAATGAAAATGATCGAAGATGAAGGTAAGGGAATTTTACTGTATATGCGGCAGGAAGGGAGAGGAATCGGACTTAAAAATAAAATCCTCGCCTATCAGCAGCAAGATCTCGGTTTAGATACCGTTGAAGCAAATGAGGTTCTTGGATTAAAGCCGGACCTTAGAAATTACGGCATCGGAGCGCAAATTCTTGTTGATTTAGGGGTACGAAAAATGAAACTGATGACCAATAATCCTAAAAAGGTAGTGGGTTTAGATGCTTACGGACTGGAAATCAGTGAACGCGTACCAATCGAAATTGAACCTCATGCTGATAATAAAAAATATCTTGAGACGAAAAGAGATAAGCTTGGGCATCTGATATTAAAAAGGACAGGAGATTAA
- a CDS encoding 6,7-dimethyl-8-ribityllumazine synthase, with product MYNLIEGDLSARGMKFAILVSRFNSMISKQLLEGAIDCLNRHGAADNSADVYWVPGSREIPAVAKKLVDKGTYDGIICLGAVIRGATSHFDYVAQEVSRGVSELAYNSNIPVIFGVLTTDNVEQALERAGTKMGNKGWDAALAAIEMRNLFKKIN from the coding sequence ATGTATAACCTGATTGAAGGAGACCTTTCAGCGAGGGGAATGAAGTTTGCCATATTGGTCAGCAGGTTCAATTCTATGATTTCCAAACAGCTTCTCGAAGGCGCTATAGATTGCCTTAATCGGCATGGAGCGGCTGATAATTCAGCGGATGTATATTGGGTTCCGGGCAGCCGTGAAATTCCGGCAGTTGCGAAGAAATTAGTTGATAAGGGAACATATGACGGAATTATATGTCTTGGGGCGGTTATCAGGGGTGCTACATCTCATTTTGATTATGTCGCTCAGGAAGTCTCACGGGGAGTATCAGAACTCGCGTACAATTCAAATATTCCTGTAATTTTCGGCGTTCTGACAACGGATAATGTCGAGCAAGCCCTTGAAAGAGCAGGAACGAAAATGGGGAACAAAGGTTGGGACGCAGCGTTAGCAGCAATAGAGATGCGAAATCTATTCAAAAAGATAAACTGA